The following proteins come from a genomic window of Streptomyces sp. NBC_01716:
- a CDS encoding phosphoribosyltransferase — translation MDDIRENLTYERFGLAVRELAQAVADDGYEPDVILSIARGGVFVAGGLAYALDCKNIHLVNVEFYTGVGTTLEMPVMLAPVPNVVDFSNKKILIADDVADTGRTLKLVHEFCLDHVAEVRSAVIYEKTHSLVKCEYVWKRTDEWINFPWSVEAPVVRRGGQVLDA, via the coding sequence GTGGACGACATACGGGAGAACCTCACGTACGAGCGGTTCGGGCTCGCCGTACGGGAGTTGGCGCAGGCCGTCGCCGACGACGGGTACGAGCCCGATGTCATCCTGAGCATCGCCCGCGGCGGGGTCTTCGTCGCCGGCGGGCTCGCGTACGCGCTCGACTGCAAAAACATCCATCTGGTCAATGTGGAGTTCTACACCGGCGTTGGTACGACTCTCGAAATGCCGGTCATGTTGGCACCCGTGCCGAATGTCGTCGACTTCTCCAACAAGAAGATCCTCATCGCCGACGACGTCGCGGACACCGGGCGCACGCTCAAACTCGTCCATGAATTCTGTCTCGATCACGTCGCCGAGGTCCGCAGCGCCGTCATATACGAGAAGACGCACTCGCTGGTGAAATGCGAGTACGTCTGGAAGCGCACCGACGAGTGGATCAACTTTCCCTGGAGCGTGGAAGCCCCTGTGGTGCGCCGTGGCGGGCAAGTTCTCGACGCTTGA